TCGTCAGTCGGCTGCTCCCGGGCCACGCTGCAAGTGACCGAGAGTCTCGTCTGACCAGCCAACCGATTCGACGCGGGCACAGGGCAGTTGACCAGCGTTGACGTACGCTCTGGTCAACAGTCAACGGGAGCGGCAACGTGATCGATTTCGGGGACCAGGTACGCAAGGCTTTGAGGGGCCGGGGGATGAGTCTCCGGGGCGCGGCCAAGGAGCTCCACTACGACGTTGCCTACTTGAGCCGCGTCATCAGCGGCAAGCAGGCGCCGTCCGGTGAACTGGTCCAGGCCGTGAATGAACTGCTCGGTCTGTCACTCACCACAGAGGACGCGTGCCCGCACGATGACGAGATGGACGCATGGGAGTTGGTGCGTCGTGTCCAGGCCAGCGACGTCGGCCCCGCCACGCTGAGCCGACTGGAGCGAACCTTCGATGACCTCGCCATGGCTTACCCCAGATCCGAGCCGGGTGACTTGCTGAGAGGGGTACGAAGGCACTCGGCCTACGTCGTCCAGCTCCTCGGTGCCAAGAAGACGCTTGCCGAACACCGGCGCCTGCTCGTCGTCGGCGGCTGGCTCTCGCTGCTCGGTGCCACGCTGCACATCGACCTGAAGCAGGAGGGCGCTGCTACCGCACGGCTTCAGACCGCGGCAGCTCTCGCCCGAGAGGCGGGCGTCCCCGAGATCGAAGCGTGGTGCTTCGAGACGGACGCGTGGCGCGTGCTCACCGAGGGGGACCACGTCCGGGCCCTGGAACTTTCCCGCGTTGCCCAGACAGCCGCCCCGCCCAGGTCGTCCGCGCTGATCCAGGCGACCGCGCAAGAAGGCAGGGCACAGGCGCGGCTCGGCAACAGCCGGGAAACCTACTCGGCGGTGGAGAGAGTGCAGGCCTTCTCGGCGGCCTCGGGCACGCCGGAGAGCCCCGAGCACCATTACCGCTACGACCCCGGCAAAGCCCTGTCGTACACCGCAACAACCCTGGCGTGGCTGGGGGAAGCGGCAGCGGAACCGTACGCGCGCGAAGTGATCAAGCGCCTGAGCCCGAGCGACGACGTCGCCTGCTGGCCCAGGCGGGTGGCATCGGCCAACATCGATCTGGGGCTGGTCCTGGTCGCGGAGGGCCGGATGGACGAAGCGTGCGACTCAGTGCAGAAGGCCATCCTCAGCGGCAAGGTCGTTCCCTCGAACCACTGGCGTGCGCTGGAGGTCGTCCAAGCCGTCGAGTCACGCGCTCTGCCGGAGGCGGCGGAGCTGCGAGAGGCGTACCAAGGACTTACTGCCATGGAGCAGTAGTCCCAGATACGGAGAAGCGCCGGTTCCCCTTCGCGGTCCAGGCCGGTGCGGGTGCCGGAGTCCTGAGACCGGATCCTCGCAGTCCTCTGGGCACCGGGCGGAACGGGAAGGTCTGGACGGGTTCTCCCACGTGGAGGTTCTTTTCGTCTTCGACCAGTTCTCGGAGCCCGACGGCCACCTCGAACCCCGCCCCTGCCGCGGCCGCCCCGACCTCCCGCCCGTCGGCATCTTCGCCGGCCGCGGCCCCCGCAGACCCAACCGCATCGGGGTGACCTGCTGTGCCATCGAGTCCGTCCGAGGCCGGGAACTGACGGTGGTGGGGCTCGATGCGGTGTCGGGTACGCCCGTCGTCGACCTGAAGCCGGTGATGGCGGAGTACTTCCGGCCCTGAGGACGTACCCGGGAGTGGCGGTTACTTCGCCAGGTTCGGCGGGGGCGGCGGTATCGGGGATGCCGCCAGGGACTGGGGGGATGTCGCCGAGGCGTAGGCGGAGGGGGCGGCGACTGCCGCCGAGGGGTCCGCCGCGTCCTCCTGGACCGCCAGAGGCAGGCCGCCCACGATGCGGATGCCCGCCTCGTCGAACGCCCGCTTGATGCGCCAGCGCAGCTCCCGCTCCACGCCCAGGGACTTCCCCGGCATCGTCTTGGCCGAGACGCGGATCACCATCGAGTCGAGCAGGACGCTGTCCAGGCCCAGGATCTCCACCGGGCCCCACAGCCGCTCGTTCCACGGCTCGTCCTTCGCCATGGCCTCGCCGACCTCCGCCAGCGTCGCCTTCACCTTGTCCAGGTCCTCGTCCGGGCGGACCGTCACGTCGACGCCCGCGGTGGACCAGCCCTGGGAGAGGTTGCCGATGCGCTTGACCTCGCCGTTGCGGACGTACCAGATCTCGCCGTTGTCGCCGCGCAGCTTCGTGACGCGCAGGCCGACCTCTATGACCTCGCCCGACGCGACACCCGCGTCGATCGAGTCGCCGACGCCGTACTGGTCCTCCAGGATCATGAAGACGCCGGACAGGAAGTCGGTGACGAGGTTGCGCGCGCCGAAACCGATCGCG
The window above is part of the Streptomyces venezuelae genome. Proteins encoded here:
- a CDS encoding multiprotein-bridging factor 1 family protein, which produces MIDFGDQVRKALRGRGMSLRGAAKELHYDVAYLSRVISGKQAPSGELVQAVNELLGLSLTTEDACPHDDEMDAWELVRRVQASDVGPATLSRLERTFDDLAMAYPRSEPGDLLRGVRRHSAYVVQLLGAKKTLAEHRRLLVVGGWLSLLGATLHIDLKQEGAATARLQTAAALAREAGVPEIEAWCFETDAWRVLTEGDHVRALELSRVAQTAAPPRSSALIQATAQEGRAQARLGNSRETYSAVERVQAFSAASGTPESPEHHYRYDPGKALSYTATTLAWLGEAAAEPYAREVIKRLSPSDDVACWPRRVASANIDLGLVLVAEGRMDEACDSVQKAILSGKVVPSNHWRALEVVQAVESRALPEAAELREAYQGLTAMEQ
- a CDS encoding TrmO family methyltransferase — encoded protein: MRWRSSKPSSHALCRRRRSCERRTKDLLPWSSSPRYGEAPVPLRGPGRCGCRSPETGSSQSSGHRAEREGLDGFSHVEVLFVFDQFSEPDGHLEPRPCRGRPDLPPVGIFAGRGPRRPNRIGVTCCAIESVRGRELTVVGLDAVSGTPVVDLKPVMAEYFRP
- a CDS encoding mechanosensitive ion channel family protein, with the protein product MFLSVLSAAGTDPDDPQKSKPPTLEDAQESATNAASWVEQNWSTWLGIGLRIVLIVAIAVVLRVLVRRAITKLIDRMNRTAQAVDGTALGGLLVNVERRRQRSQAIGSVLRSVASFLILGTAGLMVLGTFEINLAPLLASAGVAGVAIGFGARNLVTDFLSGVFMILEDQYGVGDSIDAGVASGEVIEVGLRVTKLRGDNGEIWYVRNGEVKRIGNLSQGWSTAGVDVTVRPDEDLDKVKATLAEVGEAMAKDEPWNERLWGPVEILGLDSVLLDSMVIRVSAKTMPGKSLGVERELRWRIKRAFDEAGIRIVGGLPLAVQEDAADPSAAVAAPSAYASATSPQSLAASPIPPPPPNLAK